A window from Halomicrobium urmianum encodes these proteins:
- a CDS encoding tRNA sulfurtransferase: protein MQPPGADVVLVRHGELGIKSDQVRRKMEGRLADNLAALLAHRGVDGEIERERTRLFVHTDEPDRAADVAADAFGVVSASPALTVEPTLSAIEDALARTAEACWEGGPFAVRARRAGHEDVHDFSSRDLEQEGGSAVWEAIESSGGEPEVDLDDPAFTVHVECREDRAYLFTEKREGPGGLPVGTQYPVAVLISGGIDSPVAAWRLMRRGCPVRPVYVHLGDYGGPDHRARAVATVEDLAAHAPNTDVDVRVVPGGDDVADLADELDRTRMLSLRRYMFAAAEAVVEATDAVGIATGEAVGQKSSQTSANLAATDTAVDCPVHRPNLTANKSDITQQAREIGTFEKSTIPTGCNRVAPSFPETNADPATVRELEPDDLLERAREAARDAEIVPIDP, encoded by the coding sequence ATGCAACCGCCGGGAGCCGACGTCGTGCTGGTCCGCCACGGCGAGCTGGGGATCAAGAGCGACCAGGTCCGACGGAAGATGGAGGGGCGCCTGGCGGACAACCTCGCCGCGCTGCTCGCCCACCGCGGCGTCGACGGCGAGATCGAGCGCGAGCGGACGCGGCTGTTCGTCCACACCGACGAACCCGACCGCGCGGCCGACGTCGCCGCCGACGCGTTCGGCGTCGTCTCGGCGAGCCCGGCGCTGACAGTCGAGCCAACGCTGTCGGCCATCGAAGACGCGCTGGCCCGCACCGCCGAGGCCTGCTGGGAGGGCGGCCCCTTCGCCGTCCGCGCCCGCCGAGCCGGCCACGAGGACGTGCACGACTTCTCCAGCCGCGACCTCGAACAGGAGGGTGGCTCCGCGGTCTGGGAGGCCATCGAGTCGTCGGGCGGCGAGCCCGAGGTCGACCTCGACGACCCCGCGTTCACGGTCCACGTCGAGTGCCGCGAGGACCGGGCCTACCTCTTCACGGAGAAGCGCGAGGGGCCGGGCGGCCTGCCCGTCGGGACCCAGTACCCCGTCGCGGTCCTGATCAGCGGCGGCATCGACTCGCCCGTCGCCGCCTGGCGGCTCATGCGCCGCGGCTGCCCGGTCCGGCCCGTCTACGTCCACCTCGGCGACTACGGCGGCCCGGACCACCGCGCGCGCGCCGTCGCGACCGTCGAGGACCTCGCGGCCCACGCGCCCAACACGGACGTGGACGTGCGAGTGGTCCCCGGCGGCGACGACGTCGCCGACCTCGCCGACGAACTCGACCGGACGCGGATGCTCTCGCTGCGCCGCTACATGTTCGCGGCCGCCGAGGCCGTCGTCGAGGCGACCGACGCCGTCGGTATCGCCACCGGCGAGGCCGTCGGCCAGAAGTCCAGCCAGACCAGCGCCAACCTCGCGGCGACGGACACCGCGGTCGACTGCCCCGTCCACCGCCCGAACCTCACCGCGAACAAGTCCGACATCACCCAGCAGGCCCGCGAGATCGGCACGTTCGAGAAGTCGACCATCCCGACGGGCTGTAACCGCGTCGCCCCTTCCTTCCCCGAGACCAACGCCGACCCGGCGACCGTCAGGGAACTCGAGCCCGACGACCTCCTCGAGCGGGCCCGCGAGGCCGCTCGCGACGCCGAAATCGTGCCGATCGATCCCTGA